Proteins encoded within one genomic window of Ranitomeya variabilis isolate aRanVar5 chromosome 4, aRanVar5.hap1, whole genome shotgun sequence:
- the LOC143767755 gene encoding uncharacterized protein LOC143767755, which yields MSSPGKTVDPAGEPASRRSSDASHRSETKDSRSRKSQPPISAKKRQKSKHKQCALCDEPLPDSHPKKLCNQCMAETMQSPSMSVTDIRAIIREELQAISQASTPPKKSGKEKAISSSESEEEGVIHSDSSQASSSSSTHSDIEGRACFPLDGVDNLVKSIRNTIGCEDTKDDQTAQDIMFAGLAERKRRAFPVIPAVKALIKREWEKQDQRGFLPSASKRKYPFNDEELISWTKIPKVDAAVASTSKQSALPVEDAGLLSDPLDRKAESSLKRSWEASTGIFKPSIASTCTARSMLVWIDQLDQQIEQGVSRQKLRDAIPLIRGAAAFMADASADTLRLAARSAGLINNARPRCLGD from the exons atgtcgtccccaggcaagactgtggacccagcaggtgagccagccagcagaaggtcctcagatgccagccacaggagtgagaccaaggattcaagatccagaaagtcgcagcctcctatttcg gccaaaaagagacagaaatctaagcacaagcaatgtgcgttatgtgacgagcctctcccagattcccaccccaaaaaactctgcaatcagtgtatggcggaaacaatgcagagtccatctatgtcggtcacagatatacgggccataattagagaggaattacaggccatctcacaagccagtaccccccctaaaaaatccgggaaagaaaaggctatatccagctctgagtccgaggaggaaggcgttatccactcagactcctcgcaggcgtcatcctcttcctcaacacattccgacattgagggtcgagcttgttttccccttgatggggtggacaacctagtaaagtccatcaggaatactataggttgtgaggatacaaaagacgaccaaactgcacaagacatcatgtttgcagggttggcggagaggaagagaagagcattcccagtaattcctgcggttaaggcactgataaagagggagtgggagaaacaggaccagagaggttttctcccgtcagcctccaaaaggaagtacccctttaatgatgaggagttaatttcatggactaaaatccctaaggtggacgctgcagtcgcctccacttcaaaacagtcagctctaccagtcgaggatgcgggcctactttctgatcctctagatcggaaggcagaatcgtcactgaaacgatcatgggaggcttccacgggcatatttaagccatcaattgccagcacgtgcacagctagatccatgcttgtttggattgatcagctggatcaacagatcgaacagggggtctccagacaaaaattgcgggatgcgataccactaattagaggtgcagcagcattcatggccgatgcttcagctgacactcttcgccttgcagcaagatcagccggtctaattaataatgccagac